In one window of Thermodesulfobacteriota bacterium DNA:
- a CDS encoding Ig-like domain-containing protein, with amino-acid sequence MKRTALFAVLLLMVLAFPGKSFADIFYVRADAQGDNSGSDWTNAFRSLPAELLRGSTYYIASGEYPGYTFDDPMPEDPALNFIYIKKAIPEDHGTDTGWEDYLGEGSADFEATLTFKAGYYEIDGQVGGGPGSWKEGHGIKVRHSGTSDQIKLIRISERVSNLVFKHVEMYFNTCTTCSGQDIFYSLSGGSDWTFRNCYMHHAGRVILLTFSSTSGVLIENSMLERNGVSSTQHSEVWIARDANNVILRNSVIADFVSTGGIIISRGENWDIYGNIFIWTENWGRRSMNGAIGSLSSSADYYARNVNVYNNTFVDLVEGGAGKIFPIYNEIGNVKAYNNLWYNSPATSFGPGVEHNYNWFMNSNEGSIFESAMQVGEGDPFIDFASGDFRLTSGTEPGIVLPELYDTDMAGIARGADGFWDRGAFEFESAAGEVNEPPSAYDDYAATAEDTPVAIDVLANDTDPEGDALTVSGLSPPGNGTAILNPDQTVTYTPAPGFTGTDSFTYAAHDGRSESNAATVTVTVSGGEALIANDDAYSTDEDSVLVVEAPGVLGNDTLEGSGPGAELVSGPVNGTVTLEPDGSFRYEPLPDYNGQDSFSYRVVTALSESNIAAVVLTVNPVNDSPLAADDSAFTFRGMPVVINVLANDSDIDGDALTVASIAAPQNGTAGINPDQTVTYTPAEGFVGIDSFTYRAYDGAVESNSATVTITVQDRPEAVDDTYSTLEDTPLQVAAPGVLGNDSGEGELTAQLVTGPSRGSLSLNSDGSFTYSPMDGYSGFDTFTYKAVSGGAESDSATVTITVQNRPEAIDDTYSTLEGTPLQVAAPGVLGNDSGEGVLTAQLVTGTTSGSLTLNPDGSFSYTPGFGYSGVDSFTYKAVLGDAESDTATVTITVQGRPEAVDDTYSTIEDTPLQVAAPGVLGNDSGEGVLTAQLVTGAANGSLTLNSDGSFVYSPATGYYGIDTFTYKALSGGVESNSATVSISVARASNTAPVGYQDSATTNFNTPVVIPVLANDIDADGDPLSVAAITITPPNGTATINPDNTVTFTPNPGFSGSDRFYYKATDGMDLSNTTRVTVSVKSNKPPVAVVDYATTRINTPILIDVAANDYDIDGIIIRESVIVLSRPGRGGTVVNNTDGTVTFTPAAGFTGFDYFYYNIKDDYGATSKSAKVTVKVER; translated from the coding sequence ATGAAGAGGACGGCTTTATTTGCGGTGCTGCTCCTTATGGTCCTTGCCTTCCCGGGCAAGTCCTTTGCCGATATTTTTTATGTCCGCGCCGACGCCCAGGGAGACAATTCGGGCAGCGATTGGACAAACGCGTTCAGGAGCCTTCCCGCGGAGCTTCTCCGCGGGAGTACATATTATATCGCCTCCGGAGAGTACCCGGGCTACACCTTCGACGACCCCATGCCCGAGGACCCCGCACTCAATTTCATATACATAAAAAAGGCCATACCTGAAGACCACGGCACAGACACCGGCTGGGAGGACTACCTCGGAGAGGGGAGCGCCGACTTTGAGGCCACTTTGACCTTCAAGGCAGGGTATTACGAAATAGACGGGCAGGTAGGAGGAGGGCCAGGGAGCTGGAAGGAGGGGCACGGGATCAAGGTGCGGCATTCGGGCACTTCCGACCAGATAAAGCTCATAAGGATATCTGAAAGGGTATCGAACCTCGTCTTCAAGCACGTCGAGATGTACTTCAACACGTGCACAACGTGCTCGGGCCAGGATATCTTCTACAGTCTGAGCGGCGGCTCGGACTGGACCTTCCGAAACTGCTACATGCACCACGCCGGCAGGGTCATACTCCTCACATTCAGCTCCACCTCCGGCGTGCTGATCGAGAACTCCATGCTCGAGAGGAACGGCGTGTCCTCGACACAGCACTCGGAGGTCTGGATAGCGCGCGACGCCAATAACGTTATCCTGCGGAACAGCGTGATAGCGGATTTCGTTAGCACCGGCGGCATAATAATAAGCAGGGGCGAGAACTGGGACATATACGGAAATATCTTTATCTGGACCGAAAACTGGGGCAGGAGGTCCATGAACGGGGCCATAGGGAGCCTCTCCTCGTCCGCCGACTATTACGCGCGGAATGTGAACGTATACAACAATACATTCGTGGACCTTGTCGAGGGCGGGGCCGGCAAGATATTCCCCATCTATAACGAGATCGGGAACGTAAAGGCCTACAATAATCTCTGGTACAACAGCCCGGCTACATCGTTCGGCCCTGGTGTCGAGCATAACTACAACTGGTTCATGAACTCGAACGAGGGCTCGATATTCGAGAGCGCCATGCAGGTCGGGGAGGGGGACCCGTTTATCGATTTCGCCAGCGGCGATTTCCGCCTCACCTCCGGGACGGAACCGGGCATCGTCCTCCCGGAGCTGTATGACACGGACATGGCCGGCATTGCCCGCGGCGCGGACGGTTTCTGGGACCGCGGGGCGTTCGAGTTCGAGTCGGCTGCCGGCGAGGTGAACGAGCCGCCGTCGGCTTACGATGACTACGCGGCGACCGCAGAAGATACACCGGTGGCAATCGACGTGCTCGCGAACGACACTGACCCCGAGGGGGACGCGCTTACGGTAAGCGGCCTTTCGCCGCCCGGTAACGGCACGGCCATCTTAAACCCCGACCAGACCGTGACATACACGCCTGCCCCCGGCTTTACCGGCACTGACAGTTTTACCTACGCGGCCCATGACGGCAGGTCGGAGAGCAACGCGGCCACCGTGACCGTGACGGTTTCGGGGGGCGAGGCGCTTATTGCCAATGACGACGCGTATTCGACGGACGAGGACAGCGTCCTCGTTGTCGAAGCGCCGGGCGTCCTGGGAAACGATACGCTGGAGGGTTCCGGCCCCGGCGCCGAGCTTGTCTCAGGCCCGGTAAACGGCACGGTGACGCTTGAACCGGACGGCTCTTTCAGGTACGAGCCCCTTCCCGACTATAACGGCCAGGACTCGTTCTCATACAGGGTGGTCACCGCGCTTTCCGAGAGCAATATCGCGGCAGTGGTCCTGACCGTAAACCCCGTGAACGACTCGCCTTTAGCGGCGGACGACTCGGCTTTCACGTTCAGGGGAATGCCGGTAGTCATAAATGTGCTTGCGAATGATTCGGATATCGATGGCGATGCCTTGACGGTGGCTTCCATTGCCGCTCCGCAGAACGGGACAGCTGGAATCAACCCCGATCAGACTGTCACTTATACCCCTGCCGAGGGCTTTGTGGGCATTGACAGCTTTACGTACAGGGCATACGACGGCGCGGTTGAGAGCAATAGCGCGACAGTTACGATAACGGTGCAGGACAGGCCCGAGGCGGTAGACGACACCTACTCCACCTTGGAAGATACGCCCCTTCAGGTGGCTGCACCGGGCGTACTCGGAAATGACTCGGGCGAGGGGGAGCTTACTGCCCAGCTCGTAACCGGCCCGTCAAGAGGAAGCCTCAGCTTGAATTCCGACGGCTCGTTTACCTATTCGCCTATGGATGGCTATTCGGGTTTCGACACTTTCACCTATAAGGCAGTTTCGGGGGGTGCGGAGAGCGATTCAGCGACAGTTACGATAACAGTGCAAAACAGGCCGGAGGCGATAGACGACACCTACTCCACTCTGGAGGGTACGCCCCTGCAGGTGGCTGCCCCTGGCGTACTCGGAAATGACTCCGGCGAAGGGGTGCTTACTGCCCAGCTTGTCACTGGCACAACCAGCGGAAGTCTCACCCTCAATCCAGACGGCTCATTTTCCTATACTCCGGGATTTGGCTATTCAGGCGTTGATTCGTTCACCTATAAGGCCGTCTTAGGCGATGCTGAGAGCGATACCGCGACAGTTACGATAACGGTGCAGGGTAGGCCCGAAGCGGTAGACGACACCTACTCAACAATCGAAGATACGCCCCTTCAGGTGGCTGCCCCTGGCGTACTCGGAAATGACTCCGGCGAAGGGGTGCTTACTGCCCAGCTTGTCACTGGCGCGGCGAACGGAAGCCTTACCCTCAATTCCGACGGCTCGTTCGTCTATTCTCCTGCGACAGGCTATTATGGCATTGACACTTTCACCTATAAAGCCCTCTCCGGAGGCGTGGAGAGCAACTCCGCGACCGTGAGTATAAGCGTTGCCAGGGCATCCAATACCGCGCCGGTCGGCTACCAGGACAGCGCGACGACCAACTTCAATACGCCCGTAGTCATACCTGTGCTCGCAAACGATATTGACGCGGACGGCGACCCGCTTAGCGTGGCGGCCATAACCATCACGCCGCCAAACGGCACTGCTACGATAAACCCGGACAACACCGTGACATTTACGCCGAATCCCGGCTTCAGCGGAAGCGACAGGTTTTACTACAAGGCTACGGATGGCATG
- a CDS encoding SCP2 sterol-binding domain-containing protein, with protein MEKEEAKKKLREGLYKGLRLPLKAMPLWMEAIGMGVFISTVLDKNPALRERLGEIDDKLFLFEARDVEKKFFLHVKDRDVKVVPHSTRVPDVTMSGSASVLMEVLLGKEDPDTVFFSRKLEITGDTAAAIHFKNLLASLG; from the coding sequence ATGGAAAAGGAAGAGGCGAAAAAGAAGCTGAGAGAAGGGCTCTACAAGGGCCTCCGCCTGCCGCTAAAGGCGATGCCCCTCTGGATGGAGGCCATAGGCATGGGCGTGTTCATATCGACGGTGCTGGACAAAAACCCCGCGCTCCGTGAAAGGCTCGGCGAGATCGACGACAAGCTCTTCCTCTTCGAGGCCCGGGACGTGGAAAAGAAGTTTTTCCTCCACGTAAAGGACAGGGACGTAAAGGTGGTGCCGCATTCCACGCGCGTGCCCGATGTTACCATGAGCGGTAGCGCGAGCGTCCTGATGGAAGTGCTACTCGGCAAGGAAGACCCGGACACGGTCTTCTTCTCAAGGAAGCTCGAGATAACCGGCGACACCGCCGCCGCCATACATTTCAAGAACCTGCTCGCCTCGCTCGGATAA
- the ubiE gene encoding bifunctional demethylmenaquinone methyltransferase/2-methoxy-6-polyprenyl-1,4-benzoquinol methylase UbiE, giving the protein MTEKMTYFGNQLIPEAEKEKKVREVFDSVAQRYDLMNDLMSFGIHRLWKRFVASEAGLRPGQSALDVAGGTADIALLMADRVGSEGSVVVFDINGEMLKVGRDKCVDRGYLSNIRFAQGNAEEIPFEDNTFHCATVGFGIRNVTHLDRALSEMTRVVKPGGKVICLEFSRPESALLRKAYDLYSFSFIPSVGEMITGNRSAYEYLPESIRKFPPQEELKKMMQDAGLWKVKYHNLLNGIAAVHVGVKV; this is encoded by the coding sequence ATGACGGAGAAGATGACATACTTCGGGAACCAGCTCATCCCCGAAGCGGAAAAAGAGAAGAAGGTAAGGGAGGTCTTCGACTCCGTAGCCCAAAGATACGACCTCATGAACGACCTCATGAGCTTCGGCATCCACAGGCTCTGGAAGAGGTTCGTAGCCTCCGAGGCCGGGTTGCGGCCCGGTCAGTCGGCCCTGGACGTGGCCGGAGGCACGGCCGATATAGCGCTATTAATGGCGGACAGGGTGGGCAGCGAGGGGAGCGTCGTGGTCTTCGACATTAACGGCGAGATGCTCAAGGTCGGGCGCGACAAGTGCGTCGACAGGGGCTATCTCTCGAACATCCGCTTCGCACAGGGGAATGCCGAGGAGATACCCTTTGAGGACAATACGTTCCACTGCGCTACCGTCGGCTTCGGCATAAGGAACGTGACCCACCTCGACCGGGCCCTCTCTGAGATGACCAGGGTGGTAAAGCCCGGCGGCAAGGTCATATGCCTCGAGTTCTCGCGCCCGGAGAGCGCGCTCCTCAGAAAGGCCTATGACCTCTATTCCTTTTCGTTCATCCCGTCGGTGGGCGAGATGATAACCGGGAACAGGAGCGCCTACGAGTACCTGCCCGAGTCCATCCGCAAGTTCCCGCCGCAGGAGGAGCTTAAGAAGATGATGCAGGATGCCGGGCTCTGGAAGGTAAAGTACCACAACCTCCTTAACGGCATAGCAGCCGTGCACGTGGGCGTGAAGGTTTAG
- a CDS encoding CGGC domain-containing protein — protein MEDRKTKVVAIIQCDFAKERCSGFACLDSFTKRKDAFKDYPGEDAVIAVPFNCGGCPGRRIPRTIAHLVKSAMKKAGVEKDEIVFHLSSCMITDNGHYPPCPHLGYIEKILDRKGVAYRKGSYGSKTATSRRASGKYEPFEF, from the coding sequence ATGGAAGATAGAAAGACAAAGGTCGTTGCCATAATCCAGTGCGATTTTGCGAAGGAGCGCTGCAGCGGCTTCGCCTGCCTCGATTCCTTCACAAAAAGGAAGGACGCCTTCAAGGATTATCCCGGCGAAGACGCCGTAATTGCCGTTCCCTTCAACTGCGGCGGCTGCCCCGGAAGGAGGATACCGAGGACGATCGCTCACCTCGTGAAATCGGCCATGAAAAAGGCGGGCGTTGAAAAAGACGAGATAGTATTTCACCTCTCCTCGTGCATGATCACGGACAACGGGCATTACCCGCCGTGCCCGCATCTCGGGTACATAGAGAAAATCCTCGACAGGAAAGGCGTGGCGTACAGGAAAGGGAGCTACGGGAGCAAGACCGCGACCTCGCGGAGGGCTTCCGGGAAATACGAGCCGTTCGAGTTCTAA
- the ubiB gene encoding 2-polyprenylphenol 6-hydroxylase, translating into MAKSAYRNLSRLNRIVVTLIRYGFGSLARELRVLPPFIPAIERIFISKKAQNLSAPVRIRLVLEELGPTFIKLGQIASTRADLLPPEWVEEMKKLQDMVPPVPYEEVRKAVEGALKAPIGSKFASFDPIPVASASIAQVHYAELFDGTKVAVKVKRPGIEHVIESDLSVMHTIAGLLDRYVPAARRYRPHDVVAEFERVVRNEQNLAAEGVNMNRFSEMFKNEPSIQIPRVFWDYSNEDILTMERIYGTPIDEVEALKARGLDVKEVATRGLTIFFKQVFDHGVFHADLHPGNIFVRDDGAIIYLDFGIVGRIDRDLRNYLASMLYHLVRADYYRMAVVHRDMGLISDDVSLSDFEDALRDISEPIFGRTLEQIDISGLLMKLIQTAKRFNMKLQPNLLLLQKSMVIIEGVGRQLYPDVNMWEVAKPLIYRWMAREKLSPGRFVEKGRERAEDILDTAFDLPVNFNTLLRRALREDLRIGFVHHRLEEVTGELERAGRRIGGGLVVAALFIGASLVAVFSKDGLTFLGLPLLSGAGYAAGAIMGYRLFRRGKVNGR; encoded by the coding sequence ATGGCGAAGAGCGCATACAGGAACCTAAGCAGGCTCAACCGGATAGTGGTCACGCTCATCAGGTACGGCTTCGGCTCCCTCGCGAGGGAGCTCCGGGTGCTGCCGCCGTTCATCCCGGCCATAGAGCGGATCTTCATCTCTAAAAAGGCGCAGAATTTAAGCGCCCCGGTAAGGATACGGCTTGTTCTGGAAGAGCTCGGCCCGACCTTCATAAAGCTCGGGCAGATAGCCTCGACAAGGGCAGACCTCCTGCCGCCCGAGTGGGTCGAGGAGATGAAGAAGCTCCAGGATATGGTGCCGCCCGTGCCGTACGAGGAGGTCAGGAAGGCGGTCGAGGGCGCGCTCAAGGCCCCTATAGGCTCGAAGTTCGCCTCCTTCGACCCAATCCCGGTCGCCTCGGCCTCGATAGCCCAGGTACATTACGCCGAGCTCTTTGACGGGACAAAGGTAGCGGTCAAGGTGAAGAGGCCCGGCATAGAGCACGTCATCGAGTCCGACCTCTCGGTCATGCACACCATTGCGGGGCTCCTTGACAGGTACGTGCCGGCGGCCCGCCGCTACAGGCCGCACGACGTGGTCGCCGAGTTCGAGAGGGTCGTAAGGAACGAGCAGAACCTCGCGGCCGAGGGCGTGAACATGAACCGGTTCTCGGAGATGTTCAAGAACGAGCCCTCCATACAGATACCGCGCGTCTTCTGGGACTACTCGAACGAGGACATCCTTACGATGGAGCGCATATACGGCACTCCCATCGACGAGGTTGAGGCGCTCAAGGCCAGGGGGCTTGATGTAAAGGAGGTCGCGACAAGGGGCCTCACCATATTCTTCAAGCAGGTGTTCGACCACGGCGTATTCCACGCGGACCTTCACCCGGGGAATATCTTCGTAAGGGACGACGGCGCCATCATCTATCTCGATTTCGGCATCGTGGGGAGGATAGACCGGGACCTCCGGAACTATCTCGCGAGCATGCTCTACCACCTTGTCCGTGCCGACTATTACAGGATGGCCGTTGTCCACAGGGATATGGGGCTCATATCCGACGACGTAAGCCTCTCGGACTTCGAGGACGCGCTCCGGGACATATCCGAGCCCATATTCGGGAGGACGCTCGAGCAGATAGACATCTCGGGGCTCCTCATGAAGCTCATACAGACCGCGAAGCGCTTCAACATGAAGCTCCAGCCCAATCTGCTCCTGCTCCAGAAATCGATGGTGATCATAGAGGGGGTAGGAAGGCAGCTATACCCTGACGTCAACATGTGGGAGGTGGCAAAGCCCCTCATCTACAGGTGGATGGCGAGGGAGAAGCTTTCGCCGGGAAGGTTCGTGGAGAAGGGGCGCGAGCGGGCGGAAGATATTCTGGATACCGCGTTCGACCTGCCGGTAAACTTCAATACTCTCCTTCGGAGGGCGCTCCGGGAGGACCTCCGGATAGGCTTCGTGCACCACAGGCTCGAGGAGGTCACAGGGGAGCTTGAGAGGGCCGGCAGGAGGATAGGAGGCGGGCTCGTGGTGGCCGCGCTCTTTATAGGCGCCTCGCTCGTGGCGGTCTTTTCAAAGGACGGCTTGACCTTCCTGGGACTGCCGCTTCTGAGCGGGGCGGGTTATGCGGCGGGCGCTATAATGGGATACAGGCTTTTCCGGAGGGGCAAGGTCAATGGAAGATAG
- a CDS encoding accessory factor UbiK family protein has product MADLLDKAILIGMGLERKAREVLEELEKSGKGSKDASGEGLPPREAVENRVVDEGVRALKEFLSVVSSAKEKLEKEVTSSSGKVFEKLNVATQDELEVVKEMARLAREKVDKLEKRVSDLEARLERNEFKEGM; this is encoded by the coding sequence ATGGCGGACCTGCTTGATAAGGCGATACTCATAGGCATGGGCCTTGAAAGGAAGGCCAGGGAGGTTCTTGAAGAGCTTGAGAAATCCGGGAAGGGCTCGAAGGATGCATCCGGCGAGGGGCTTCCGCCCAGGGAGGCTGTCGAGAACAGGGTCGTTGACGAAGGGGTGAGGGCGCTCAAGGAGTTCCTTTCGGTCGTGAGCTCCGCGAAGGAGAAGCTTGAGAAGGAGGTTACGTCCTCTTCGGGGAAGGTATTCGAGAAGTTGAACGTTGCCACACAGGACGAGCTTGAGGTCGTAAAGGAGATGGCCAGGCTTGCAAGGGAGAAGGTGGACAAGCTCGAAAAAAGGGTGTCGGACCTGGAGGCAAGGCTTGAGAGGAACGAGTTCAAGGAAGGCATGTAA
- a CDS encoding U32 family peptidase codes for MELTLGPVLFDWPREEVLGFYREVSKTDVDRVYVGEVVCSRKLGLSRDNMEGIVKLLQDSGKKVALSTLAVISNDEELQTARSLFDFQVPLEANDMSVFNMADPREREIIAGPHITSYNAPTIDFLKSIGVKRVVFPVELSRESIRHCIEKTGIAGEVFAHGKAPLAFSWRCYTSRAFGLSRAECRHDCLKYPDGMELKTIDNGPLFSINGTSILSAATHTLVEYVEDLKEIGVSALRISPQYRDTARIIEVFRARMNGTLGPSEGLRELKAITKGEFTNGWYLGGAGKDYLAGC; via the coding sequence ATGGAGCTTACGCTTGGCCCGGTCCTCTTCGATTGGCCCCGCGAAGAGGTATTGGGTTTCTACAGGGAAGTCTCGAAGACGGACGTGGACAGGGTCTATGTCGGCGAGGTGGTCTGCTCCAGGAAGCTCGGCCTCTCCCGTGACAATATGGAGGGCATAGTAAAACTCCTTCAGGATTCCGGGAAAAAGGTCGCCCTCTCGACCCTTGCCGTCATCTCGAACGACGAGGAGCTTCAAACGGCCCGGAGCCTGTTTGATTTCCAGGTCCCCTTGGAGGCTAACGACATGTCGGTCTTCAACATGGCCGACCCGCGGGAAAGGGAAATCATTGCCGGGCCCCATATCACCTCCTATAACGCGCCGACCATAGATTTCCTTAAATCCATAGGCGTCAAGCGGGTGGTGTTCCCCGTCGAGCTATCAAGGGAATCAATAAGGCACTGCATAGAGAAGACCGGGATAGCGGGCGAGGTCTTCGCGCACGGGAAGGCGCCACTTGCCTTCTCCTGGCGGTGCTACACCTCAAGGGCATTCGGCCTTTCCAGGGCCGAATGCAGGCACGATTGCCTCAAGTACCCGGACGGCATGGAGCTTAAGACCATAGACAACGGGCCGCTATTCTCCATAAACGGCACCTCGATACTGAGCGCAGCCACGCACACGCTCGTGGAATATGTCGAGGACCTTAAAGAGATAGGCGTTTCCGCTTTAAGGATATCGCCGCAATACAGGGACACGGCCAGGATAATCGAGGTCTTCAGGGCCCGCATGAACGGCACCCTCGGCCCCTCGGAAGGGCTCAGGGAGCTAAAGGCGATAACAAAAGGAGAGTTCACAAACGGCTGGTATCTCGGAGGCGCGGGCAAAGACTATTTAGCAGGCTGCTGA
- the truA gene encoding tRNA pseudouridine(38-40) synthase TruA, with translation MRNIRLVIEYEGTSYAGWQVQQGLPTIQGSLVEAARKLTQKEAVITGASRTDAGVHALGQVASLRTESAIPCCNIMQGMNVFLPNDIVIKEAFDAPPEFDPRKDSTGKVYVYRIINRGHPSALLRNFTWHIFNPLDIVAMQQAAAHLIGEKDFSSFRAAGCEALHAKREVTSVNISEKDDGLVEIEVRGTAFLRHMVRIMAGTLAAVGKGKLSSDEVLRILEARDRTLASQTAPARGLVLVKVEY, from the coding sequence ATGAGGAACATAAGGCTCGTAATCGAATATGAAGGCACCTCCTACGCGGGCTGGCAGGTCCAGCAAGGGCTCCCCACCATACAGGGCTCGCTCGTCGAGGCCGCGAGGAAGCTCACGCAGAAGGAGGCGGTCATAACCGGGGCCTCCAGGACTGACGCAGGAGTACACGCCTTAGGCCAGGTAGCGAGCCTCCGGACAGAATCCGCCATACCATGCTGTAACATCATGCAGGGCATGAACGTTTTCCTGCCAAATGACATAGTAATAAAAGAGGCGTTTGATGCGCCCCCTGAGTTCGATCCCAGAAAGGACTCCACGGGCAAGGTCTATGTTTACAGGATAATAAACAGGGGCCATCCCTCGGCCCTTCTCCGTAACTTCACCTGGCATATATTCAACCCCCTCGACATCGTCGCAATGCAACAGGCTGCCGCTCATCTCATAGGCGAAAAAGACTTCTCGTCGTTCAGGGCCGCGGGCTGCGAAGCGCTCCATGCGAAAAGGGAGGTCACGTCTGTAAATATAAGCGAAAAAGACGACGGGCTCGTGGAGATAGAAGTAAGGGGAACGGCCTTCTTGAGGCACATGGTCCGAATCATGGCAGGCACTCTCGCCGCGGTTGGAAAAGGCAAGCTCTCTTCCGATGAGGTCCTTCGCATCCTCGAGGCCAGAGACAGAACACTGGCAAGCCAGACCGCTCCTGCCCGGGGGCTCGTGCTTGTTAAGGTGGAATATTGA
- a CDS encoding aspartate-semialdehyde dehydrogenase, which produces MKKKKYNVAIAGATGVVGKEFLKILEERAFPVGELKLLASERSAGARVEFKGVEELVTELDKESFEGVDIGLFSPGASVSAKYAPKAAKAGCIVIDNTSQFRMDPDVPLVVPEVNPGDIGLYTKKNIIANPNCSTIQMVVALKPIHDKYRIKRIVVSTYQSVSGAGKEAMEELSTQVKELFNMREPSVNVFPHRIAFNCLPQIDSFLDNGYTKEEMKMVNETRKIFGDDSVKVTATAVRVPVFVGHSESVNVETEKPIDPKDVKKLLSKAPGITVIDEPGEGAYPMPADIVGADDVCVGRIRRDDTVPNGLNMWIVADNLRKGAALNAVQIAEVLIKDYI; this is translated from the coding sequence GTGAAGAAGAAAAAATATAACGTGGCCATAGCAGGGGCGACCGGAGTCGTGGGCAAGGAGTTCCTTAAGATCCTCGAGGAACGGGCGTTTCCGGTTGGAGAGCTCAAGCTCCTCGCGTCCGAGCGGAGCGCGGGCGCAAGGGTCGAGTTCAAGGGGGTCGAGGAGCTCGTTACCGAGCTCGATAAGGAAAGCTTCGAAGGCGTTGACATCGGGCTCTTCTCGCCCGGCGCGAGCGTAAGCGCGAAGTACGCGCCGAAGGCGGCCAAGGCTGGCTGCATAGTCATAGACAATACCAGCCAGTTCAGGATGGACCCCGATGTGCCGCTCGTTGTCCCGGAGGTGAACCCCGGGGACATCGGCCTCTACACGAAAAAGAATATCATAGCAAACCCCAACTGCTCGACCATACAGATGGTCGTCGCGCTTAAGCCCATACACGACAAGTACCGGATAAAGAGGATAGTCGTCTCGACCTACCAGTCTGTCTCCGGCGCTGGCAAGGAGGCGATGGAGGAGCTTTCGACGCAGGTAAAAGAGCTCTTCAACATGAGGGAGCCGAGCGTAAACGTCTTCCCTCACAGGATAGCCTTCAACTGCCTTCCGCAGATAGACTCCTTCCTTGATAACGGCTACACCAAGGAAGAGATGAAAATGGTTAACGAGACCAGAAAGATATTCGGCGACGATTCGGTAAAGGTCACGGCCACTGCCGTAAGGGTCCCGGTTTTCGTGGGCCACTCCGAGTCCGTGAACGTCGAGACCGAAAAGCCCATTGACCCGAAGGACGTGAAAAAGCTCCTCTCAAAGGCCCCGGGAATCACCGTCATAGACGAGCCGGGAGAGGGGGCCTATCCCATGCCCGCGGATATCGTGGGCGCTGACGACGTCTGCGTGGGGAGGATCCGGAGGGACGACACCGTCCCCAACGGCCTCAACATGTGGATAGTCGCGGACAACCTCCGGAAGGGCGCGGCCCTGAACGCCGTCCAGATAGCCGAAGTCCTCATAAAGGACTATATCTGA